From a single Sorghum bicolor cultivar BTx623 chromosome 5, Sorghum_bicolor_NCBIv3, whole genome shotgun sequence genomic region:
- the LOC8058572 gene encoding protein SMAX1-LIKE 3: MRAGGCAVQQALAAEAAAVVRQAVALARRRGHAQVTPLHVASAMLSAAGLLRAACLRSHSHPLQCKALELCFNVALNRLPTAGPAAAAVMFHPHHHHHHAGHGQQHAVPVLSNALVAAFKRAQAHQRRGVVEGVQGQGQGQAPAQPPPQPVLAAKVDIEQLIISILDDPSVSRVMREAGFSSSQVKANVEKAVSLSSSSSLPDHQPNTTIPPSGAHATGSPAAGGSGHASSRRPNAGGNKADDDDAMRVLDCMASGTKRCVVVVGESAATAEVVVKSVMDRVSKGELQQRHERLKNVQFVPLSAASFQRMPREEVEAKAGDLRALVRQGCAAGKGVVLVLEDLAFAADAWAAVSERRRHGSVGREHGQCGYCPVEHAVMEVGSLVSAAAGGGGGGRGLDRFWLLGFGNNQAYMKSRAGQPSLEAVWELHPVVVPDGGLSLSLTCNSDAEQANQDRATRPWPSFVNGTASGESELITSSTKVAATTPSVPPWFRGYQVQDMTRPASRSASFQLQDWNHNFNGSPAYHTSELTLSFSSQATNSPDASSISSSFAPSFSAASLMMSSEPWQFKVMQPCPNYRRDDPNALVRTYDHQQLHGRPSPEKSYSVSNSSEGAPAESPKFTELTAENLKILCNALENRAPHHKDVATEIASVVLQCRSGMTRRRWWFQEKPSAVTWLLFQGGGNDGKKAVCQELARLVFGSYSKFTSISLADDEFTHHVHSDSSSGEPMLKRQRSLDTGHGYIQRLYDAILKSPHRVIMIDGVEQLDYESEIGIRNAITNGRIRGCNGDEISLGDAIIVLSCEALDSMSNASSPRLKQRVINKNGKEGNGMNIENGMESSGFTLDLNACAEDSEGNEESVSDNARIINIVDGVFFFQLMEHS; this comes from the exons ATGCGAGCCGGCGGCTGCGCGGTGCAGCAGGCgctggcggcggaggcggcggccgtGGTGCGGCAGGCCGTGGCCCTGGCCCGGAGGCGCGGCCACGCGCAGGTGACACCGCTCCACGTCGCCAGCGCCATGCTCTCGGCGGCGGGGCTCCTCCGCGCCGCCTGCCTCCGCTCCCACTCCCACCCGCTGCAGTGCAAGGCGCTCGAGCTCTGCTTCAACGTCGCGCTCAACCGCCTCCCCACCGcaggccccgccgccgccgccgtcatgtTCCACCCccaccatcaccaccaccacGCCGGGCACGGGCAGCAGCACGCCGTGCCCGTGCTGTCCAACGCGCTCGTCGCCGCGTTCAAGCGCGCGCAGGCGCACCAGCGCCGTGGCGTCGTGGAAGGAGTGCAGGGACAGGGACAGGGACAGGCACCcgcgcagccgccgccgcagccggtgCTCGCCGCCAAGGTCGACATCGAGCAGCTCATCATCTCCATCCTCGACGACCCTAGCGTGAGCCGCGTCATGCGCGAGGCCGGCTTCTCCAGCTCCCAGGTCAAGGCCAACGTCGAGAAGGCCGTCTcgctctcgtcgtcgtcgtcgttaccCGACCATCAACCGAACACGACGATACCACCCAGCGGCGCCCACGCGACGGGCTCTCCTGCAGCAGGCGGCTCCGGTCACGCGAGCAGCAGGCGCCCCAACGCCGGCGGCAACaaggccgacgacgacgacgccatgCGCGTGCTCGACTGCATGGCGAGCGGGACCAAGCGGTGCGTGGTGGTCGTCGGCGAGAGCGCGGCCACCGCGGAGGTGGTGGTGAAGTCGGTGATGGACAGGGTCAGCAAAGGGGAGCTCCAGCAGCGGCACGAGCGGCTCAAGAACGTCCAGTTCGTGCCCCTCTCGGCCGCGTCCTTCCAGCGGATGCCGAGGGAGGAGGTGGAGGCCAAGGCCGGCGACCTGCGCGCGCTCGTTCGACAGGGCTGCGCCGCCGGGAAGGGCGTCGTGCTCGTCCTCGAGGACCTCGCGTTCGCCGCCGACGCCTGGGCCGCCGTGTCGGAGAGGAGAAGGCACGGCAGTGTTGGTCGTGAACACGGTCAGTGCGGCTACTGCCCCGTCGAGCACGCCGTCATGGAAGTGGGCAGCTTGgtgtccgccgccgccggtggcggtggcggtggcagaGGCCTCGACAGGTTCTGGCTGCTAGGGTTCGGGAACAACCAGGCTTACATGAAGTCCAGAGCAGGGCAGCCATCTCTTGAGGCCGTCTGGGAGCTGCACCCCGTCGTCGTGCCGGACGGCGGCCTCTCGTTGAGCCTCACCTGCAACAG TGACGCTGAACAAGCTAATCAAGATAGAGCAACAAGGCCTTGGCCCTCCTTCGTTAACGGCACTGCTAGCGGCGAGAGTGAGCTCATCACTTCCTCCACCAAAGTGGCGGCGACAACTCCGAGTGTGCCGCCATGGTTTCGGGGGTACCAAGTTCAAGATATGACAAGACCAGCAAGCCGCAGCGCCAGTTTTCAG ttgcaagattggaaccACAATTTTAATGGATCACCAGCATACCACACGTCGGAGCTCACACTGAGCTTCTCCTCACAGGCTACTAACTCTCCAGACGCTTCTTCCATCTCCAGCTCCTTTGCCCCAAGCTTCAGTGCTGCCAGCTTGATGATGAGCTCCGAGCCATGGCAATTCAAGGTGATGCAACCTTGCCCAAACTATCGACGTGATGATCCAAACGCATTGGTCAGGACCTATGATCATCAACAATTGCATGGAAGGCCTAGTCCAGAAAAATCCTACTCGGTGTCCAACTCATCTGAAGGTGCCCCAGCTGAGTCGCCAAAGTTCACGGAGCTCACCGCTGAGAATCTCAAGATCCTCTGCAACGCGCTTGAGAATCGGGCTCCACATCACAAGGACGTGGCTACAGAGATTGCAAGTGTTGTGCTCCAGTGCCGCTCGGGCATGacaaggaggaggtggtggttccAAGAGAAGCCAAGTGCAGTGACATGGTTGCTCTTCCAAGGAGGTGGCAATGATGGCAAGAAAGCAGTGTGTCAGGAGCTTGCAAGGCTTGTCTTTGGCTCCTACAGCAAGTTCACCTCCATCTCACTAGCTGATGATGAGTTCACTCATCATGTTCACTCCGATTCCAGCTCCGGCGAGCCCATGTTGAAGAGGCAAAGATCACTGGACACTGGGCATGGCTACATTCAGAGATTGTACGATGCGATACTCAAAAGCCCTCATCGGGTGATAATGATCGACGGTGTTGAGCAACTGGACTATGAGTCGGAGATCGGCATCAGGAATGCAATCACAAATGGAAGAATTAGGGGTTGCAATGGTGATGAGATCAGTTTGGGGGATGCCATCATTGTATTGAGTTGTGAAGCACTCGATTCAATGTCTAACGCTTCCTCTCCTCGGCTCAAGCAAAGGGTCATCAATAAGAATGGAAAGGAAGGAAATGGCATGAACATAGAGAATGGGATGGAGTCATCTGGTTTtaccttggatttgaatgcatgCGCCGAGGATAGTGAAGGGAATGAAGAGAGTGTTTCAGATAATGCGAGGATCATTAATATTGTGGATGGTGTGTTCTTCTTCCAATTAATGGAGCACTCATGA
- the LOC8058571 gene encoding uncharacterized protein LOC8058571, with translation MVTAVVESPLRQRQRQRLRSPLAGAAGSTGGGGDLVEFAHRRPAKRASGSGGGMRGRWAPPEIEIPTNALDATGGGGHGYTSLRDIMSSPEYAAAAAKAHSPDEAPAGGAVVAGDVHMIRHPLVKHAAYTYLQLTPSAREEARRRMLLQRRRGMVCRLFLGCLGFLGALFGRP, from the coding sequence ATGGTGACGGCGGTGGTGGAGTCCCCGCTGCGGCAGCGCCAGCGGCAGAGGCTCCGATCGCCGCTGGCCGGCGCCGCCGGCAGCACTGGCGGCGGCGGGGACTTGGTGGAGTTCGCGCACCGGCGCCCCGCGAAGCGCGCCTCCGGGTCCGGCGGCGGGATGCGGGGCCGGTGGGCGCCGCCGGAGATCGAGATCCCCACCAACGCCCTGGACGCCACCGGTGGCGGCGGGCATGGGTACACCAGCCTCCGCGACATCATGTCGTCGCCCGAAtacgccgccgcggccgccaaGGCGCACTCCCCCGACGAGGCACCCGCCGGCGGCGCCGTGGTGGCAGGGGACGTGCACATGATCCGGCACCCGCTGGTGAAGCACGCGGCGTACACGTACCTCCAGCTGACGCCGTCCGCGCGGGAGGAGGCACGGAGACGGATGCTGCTGCAGCGGAGGCGCGGCATGGTCTGCCGCCTCTTCCTCGGCTGCCTCGGCTTCCTCGGCGCGCTCTTCGGGCGGCCGTGA